The following DNA comes from Cryobacterium psychrophilum.
GGAGGTACCCCGGCTCACAGCCCGCGGGGTGGCACAGTCGAGCGTAAAAGTGGATATCGCATCCCTGACTCCCGACCTCATGCATTTTCTCGGCCAGGCCGCCTACTTCGAACTCGGTGAGTTCGAAAGCCTTGCTCGTGCCGTGGCCACCGCGCCGAACCTGGCAGCAAAGGAAGGGCTCAGCGCCGCCGCCGGTCGTGCGCTCTCCAAACACCACGGCCTGATCACCGAGATTCGCCGCCGCGGCACCGAGCCTGATGTTGCGATGGCCCCGTTCGTACCCGCGCTCGACCACTATCGCGCGCAGAGCCAGGGCGCCGATTGGCACGAGCTCCTACTGAGCTGCTACCTGACCGGCGGTCTGCTCGAGGACTTCTTCGTGCGTCTGTCCGACGGGCTTCCGCGCGACGTGGGCCCCCGAGTGGCCCAGTTGCTCGGCGAAGACTCGGGGACGACCGTACTGGTGCACGAGCTTCAGATGGCCATCACCGCCGACTCCGCCTTGGGTTCACGGCTCGCCATGTGGGGTCGCCGTCTTGTGGGCGACACTCTGCTCATCGCCCGCTCGGCCATGCCGGTATGCGAGCCCGACGTCTTCGCAGAGTCGCGCACCGAGCCGGTCTTCACGGAGATCATCGCCGCCCACACTCGCCGCATGGACGGCCTCGGGCTCACCGCCTAGACCCAGACCCACCGTCAGGTGCACTGGGCGGTGGAAGTGAGCGTGCCGTTAGTGCGTGCGGGGGCTTCCCGGTGCGCCGCTGTTCATGCCGGCATGCAGCATGTCGAGGTCAGCCTGGTTGCGTCGCCGGGCGAGCAGGAGCGCAATGGCAGCGGATGCCACGGCCGAGGCCACGAAGGACACCCACCAGATTGCGCCGGCGTCCCACTTCCACCCAAGCCAGGTGAGGGCCACCCAGGCCGCCGCGGCAACGACCGTGCCCAGGGCCGGCACGAGAACCGAACCCTGGGTGGACCGACCGGGCAGCAGATACCGTGCCGCGAGTCCCAGAAGCGTGCCGCCCAGGGACACGAACAGTAGTTCCATGTGCTGTTAGGCGACGAAGCCGACGTGACGGGACTGCTCAGAGCCCAGTTCCACGTATGCGAGACCGACCGTGGGGATGATGTAAACCTTGCCCTTGTCGTCCTTCAGGGTCAGGTGCCCGGTCTGAGCAGCAAGTGCGGCCGCGACCGCTTCCTCGATCTCGGATGCGGGCTGTGAGGTTTCGAAACCAATCTCACGGGGAGAGTTGAAGATGCCAATGCGGATATCCACCAGATGAGCCTTTCGTTGCGTAACCGTCAGGTTACGACAGAACGGCATGCCTGCCTGACACCGTTCACTGTCGGCGCAACCAGATACCGTTGAAAACGTGAACACCTCCAATCTTCCCGACACCGTCGAGTCCGAGGAAGCAATGTCCTCTGGTGTCATCGCCCCCGGCGTCGCAGGGTCGATCACCCTCGACGCCTCACAGCGGGCCGCGATCGATCTTCCCGATGGGCTGTCCTGCTCCGTCATCGGTGCTCCGGGAACGGGTAAGACGAGCACCCTGATCGAGCTCGTCGCTGACCGTGTGCTCGGCCGGGGATATTCGCCGAGCGAGGTGCTCGTGCTCGTTCCCACCCGCACCGGCGCCACAACTCTTCGGGATCGCCTGGGCCTCAGGCTTGGCATCCCCACGAATGGCCCGCTCGCCCGCAGCGCCAATTCGGTGGCATTCCAGATCGTGCGCAATGCGGAAGCCGTGTCGGGCGGGCCGGCGCCGACCCTGCTCACCGGCGGTGAACAGGACCAGATTATTGCCGAGCTGCTGCAGGGCCACCTCGATAGCGCTGCATCGGCGCACGATGCGGACGTCCCGCCAGGGAGCGCTCAGGCCACCTGGCCGCACTGGCCCGATACCCTCGGTCCCGACGTGCGCCGCCTGCGCGGATTCCGTACGGAGCTGCGTGACCTGATGATGCGCGCCGTCGAGTACGGAGTCACGACCGCGGCGTTGGCCCGGTACGGTGACAGCGAGCAGCGTCCGGAGTGGGTGGCAGCGGCGGAGTTCATCCGCGGCTACGAAGA
Coding sequences within:
- a CDS encoding ferritin-like fold-containing protein, with the protein product MDIASLTPDLMHFLGQAAYFELGEFESLARAVATAPNLAAKEGLSAAAGRALSKHHGLITEIRRRGTEPDVAMAPFVPALDHYRAQSQGADWHELLLSCYLTGGLLEDFFVRLSDGLPRDVGPRVAQLLGEDSGTTVLVHELQMAITADSALGSRLAMWGRRLVGDTLLIARSAMPVCEPDVFAESRTEPVFTEIIAAHTRRMDGLGLTA
- a CDS encoding DUF3107 domain-containing protein codes for the protein MDIRIGIFNSPREIGFETSQPASEIEEAVAAALAAQTGHLTLKDDKGKVYIIPTVGLAYVELGSEQSRHVGFVA